In Alosa alosa isolate M-15738 ecotype Scorff River chromosome 23, AALO_Geno_1.1, whole genome shotgun sequence, a single window of DNA contains:
- the trim63a gene encoding E3 ubiquitin-protein ligase TRIM63a, with product MDIQTGQIVRPPSPMENLEKQLSCPICLEMFTKPVVILPCQHNLCRGCANDLYDSRNPYHFSGGIFRCPTCRFEVVLDRHGVYGLQRNLLVENIIDIYKQQLENSSSSNSNNLEPPLKPKDSKQPMCEEHEEEKINIYCITCQTPTCSMCKVFGQHKDCEVSTLESVYEGQKTELRNSVDMLVAGNSCLQAVLTQMEENCTTIQENAELQKRRIGEKFDFLYAIMEERKGQLLEKITQEQDEKVATLRSLVEQYKGQLEASTKLMDTASQSMSNSNVAEFLISVKELITEAKDTAKRSLLERPEAGFEKMDHFTLFTEEVEAILAQMDFGIDEEEEDESEDKEEEEEEEEEEEEEEEE from the coding sequence ATGGACATTCAAACTGGTCAGATAGTGCGACCTCCGAGTCCCATGGAGAACCTGGAGAAGCAGCTGAGCTGCCCCATATGCCTGGAGATGTTCACCAAGCCCGTGGTGATCCTGCCCTGCCAGCATAACCTGTGCCGCGGCTGTGCCAACGACCTCTACGACTCCCGCAACCCCTACCACTTCTCCGGGGGCATCTTCCGCTGCCCGACCTGCCGCTTTGAGGTGGTGCTCGACCGGCATGGTGTCTACGGCCTGCAGAGAAATCTGCTGGTGGAGAACATCATCGACATCTACAAGCAGCAGCTggagaacagcagcagcagcaacagcaacaacctGGAGCCTCCGCTGAAGCCCAAGGACTCCAAGCAGCCCATGTGTGAGGAGCACGAGGAGGAGAAGATCAACATCTACTGCATCACCTGCCAAACCCCAACCTGCTCCATGTGCAAGGTCTTCGGCCAGCACAAGGACTGCGAGGTCTCCACACTGGAGAGCGTCTACGAGGGGCAGAAGACGGAGCTCAGGAACTCGGTGGACATGCTGGTGGCCGGGAATAGCTGTTTACAGGCCGTGCTCACCCAGATGGAGGAGAACTGCACGACCATCCAGGAGAACGCCGAGCTGCAGAAGAGGCGCATCGGGGAGAAGTTTGACTTCCTGTACGCCATCATGGAGGAGCGCAAGGGCCAGCTTCTGGAGAAGATCACCCAGGAGCAGGACGAGAAGGTGGCCACGCTGCGGTCGCTAGTGGAGCAGTACAAGGGCCAGTTGGAGGCTAGCACCAAGCTGATGGACACCGCGTCCCAGAGCATGAGCAACAGCAACGTGGCGGAGTTCCTGATCTCGGTGAAGGAGCTGATCACTGAAGCTAAAGATACGGCCAAGAGATCTCTTCTGGAGAGGCCAGAAGCCGGCTTTGAGAAGATGGACCATTTCACGTTGTTCACTGAAGAGGTCGAAGCAATCCTTGCACAAATGGACTTTGGTAtcgatgaggaggaggaagatgagagtgaagacaaggaggaggaggaggaggaggaagaggaggaggaggaagaagaggaggaatga